CGAGGTGGAGCTCGACGATTCCGAGGTCGAGACCGTCGGCGGGTTGCTCGCGCAGCGCCTCGGCCGTGTCCCCCTCCCCGGGGCCGAGGCCGAGATATCCGGACTCCGGTTGCGTGCCGAAGGGGGTAAGGACCATCGCGGGCGTATCCGGATCAACGCGTTGCTGGTTCGCAGGGCGAGTGAGTCCAACGGGCACAACACCGCCGATGACGAAAGGAATTCGCAGCATGGCTGAACGCATCGAGACCGTGGCCGAGCGGCTCGACCCCGAGGACGGCAAGATCGTGACGTTGGCGCGGTCGGCGCGGGCGCGCATCGGCGCGGCGGAGGGCGCCGCCGTGCGCGACACCGACGGCAGAACCTACACCGGCTGCACCGTGCGATTGACCGCGCTGCGGCTGACCGCGTTGCAGGTGGCGGTGGCCGCCGCCACCTCCAGTGGGGCCGAGGAGCTGGAAGCGGCGGCCGTTGTCACTGACGCTGGTGAAGTGGATGCCGACTCGGTGGCGGCGGTTCGGGAGCTGGCGAGTACGGCACCGGTGTTCCGGGCGGGCGGTGACG
This portion of the Actinopolyspora lacussalsi genome encodes:
- a CDS encoding hypothetical protein (product_source=Hypo-rule applied; cath_funfam=3.40.140.10; superfamily=53927), producing the protein MAERIETVAERLDPEDGKIVTLARSARARIGAAEGAAVRDTDGRTYTGCTVRLTALRLTALQVAVAAATSSGAEELEAAAVVTDAGEVDADSVAAVRELASTAPVFRAGGDGEVVELSRGT